The following are from one region of the Carassius auratus strain Wakin chromosome 43, ASM336829v1, whole genome shotgun sequence genome:
- the LOC113061526 gene encoding chitin synthase chs-1-like has protein sequence MPSKKTIFWVLGCEFLVGLGAAVLTIVAMPHFDIVTNVMILNSVSILSAVFQVVADCLAKERKWLIMVPVCSIFLIVTGYVLFAINYLAFESSLETKISVGLAIGGTICVSVNWWESYSTLFNVSFLKEISGDIAQSRNMVSIISSLIRILITSAVIAGYVPLSGQEWKSVKLVFETVVIALVAIQIISSALCRWFVVLACKMRAVRCSFIVPMYLASITVSAGFLVPHIVRLPESNQTSTCFENFQPKSSDEWLNLILTDVIRTLNARDIVIHMKTGGLACLGCSALSWWLGLILSTIYIWYLKIHRIERTQDLFVRPMYEGAFMEQSMLLNTRFEIRKRIKERRSAKETIRVFLCATMWHESYDEMMKMIISMFRLDKYSPKHKNSDLQFEFHIYFDDAFKDVDNGRHANEYAESIVDVIKEVYTIFSEEDRSIFKQKAALPPQKIINTPYGGRLEYTLPKGNLMMIHFKDKTLIRHKKRWSQIMYLYYILGWRLNRKYFKEFEEGKELESIEERQKKERENMYILALDGDTDFQPSAVMLLIDRLKLYPEVGAACGRIHPTGTGPMVWYQKFEYAVGHWLQKTAEHVFGCVLCSPGCFSLFRGAALMDDNVMKRYTTKANEASQYVQCDQGEDRWLCTLLLQQGWRVEYNAASDAYTKAPQEFKEFYNQRRRWGPSTLANTIDLLGSGELTSQRNSSISKPYILYQIINTAASILGPATVCLMISGSFVFIFNMNANLALILGIVPPTVFLILCFKLKSDTQITIAAIMSVLYAFLMVGTILSIIGDLLRQQTFVTPSGMFLIGIVALYLITAALHPQEFPLVIYGLVYFLCIPSGYLLLIIYSIVNMNNVTWGTRESGSKAKATAVNTIKKRFMNSICWKCPCLESEDQIEEILPTETITQREHEFQLSPHQTWIERLQMKSNDFLLFESELPSDEIYFWRELQKKYLEPLKENKEHQEKIANDLRDLRNKATFVFFFCNALWLVATFFLQAIGTTVSIKIPKVYPNGTHAMSEDFSIDPIALMFLLSFASLLLIQFFAMLYHRIYTLIHFVAYADTEIKSYRNRSHQIPDSNHQPEMNDPDTPLYFENPSVMPTNAV, from the exons ATGCCctctaaaaaaactattttttgg GTTCTGGGTTGTGAGTTCCTGGTAGGACTGGGAGCTGCAGTTCTAACAATAGTAGCCATGCCACACTTTGACATTGTCACCAATGTGATGATTCTAAACAGTGTGAGCATCCTGTCCGCAGTGTTCCAGGTGGTCGCTGATTGCCTTGCCAAAGAGAGAAAGTGGCTCATAATGGTCCCTGTATGCTCCATTTTCTTAATCGTCACAGGTTATGTGCTCTTTGCCATCAATTATTTGGCATTCGAAAGTTCCTTAGAGACAAAAATATCAGTTGGCCTTGCCATTGGTGGAACCATCTGTGTTTCTGTGAACTGGTGGGAGAGCTATAGCACGCTCTTTAATGTGTCATTTCTAAAGGAAATTTCCGGAGACATTGCTCAGTCCCGTAacatggtcagcatcatctctagTTTGATAAGAATCCTGATTACGTCAGCTGTGATTGCAGGTTATGTTCCTCTATCAGGTCAGGAATGGAAATCGGTAAAACTTGTCTTTGAAACAGTTGTCATTGCATTGGTGGCAATCCAGATTATATCCTCTGCCTTGTGCCGCTGGTTTGTGGTTTTGGCTTGTAAGATGCGCGCTGTGCGCTGCAGCTTCATCGTGCCCATGTACCTTGCCTCTATCACAGTTTCGGCTGGGTTTTTGGTTCCACATATAGTCAGGCTCCCAGAATCCAATCAAACTTCTACCTGTTTTGAGAACTTTCAGCCGAAATCCAGTGACGAATGGTTAAATTTGATATTGACTGATGTTATAAGAACTCTGAATGCCAGGGACATTGTGATACACATGAAGACAGGAGGACTGGCCTGTTTGGGCTGCTCTGCTCTGAGCTGGTGGCTTGGACTCATACTCAGTACAATTTACATCTGGTACCTGAAGATCCATCGAATAGAAAGAACCCAAGATCTGTTTGTGCGACCTATGTATGAAGGAGCATTTATGGAACAGTCTATGTTGCTAAACACTCGTTTTGAAATCAGAAAGAGAATCAAGGAGAGACGGAG TGCAAAAGAAACCATCAGAGTGTTTCTGTGTGCAACGATGTGGCATGAGAGCTATGATGAAATGATGAAGATGATCATCTCTATGTTCAG ACTTGATAAATACAGTCCCAAACACAAAAACAGCGATCTCCAGTTTGAATTCCATATTTATTTTGATGATGCTTTCAAGGATGTTGATAATGGAAGGCATGCAAATGAATATGCTGAAAGTATTGTGGATGTCATCAAAGAAGTCTACAC CATTTTCAGTGAAGAAGACCGATCCATATTCAAGCAGAAGGCAGCACTACCACCCCAGAAGATCATAAACACCCCTTATGGGGGGCGGCTGGAATACACCCTCCCTAAAGGCAATCTGATGATGATTCATTTCAAAGACAAGACACTTATTCGTCACAAAAAAAGATGGTCTCAG ATAATGTACTTGTATTACATTCTTGGCTGGAGACTTAACAGAAAGTACTTCAAAGAGTTTGAGGAAGGTAAAGAACTGGAATCCATTGAGGAGAGACAGAAG AAAGAAAGGGAGAACATGTATATCTTGGCCCTGGATGGGGACACTGATTTCCAGCCATCTGCAGTCATGCTGTTAATCGACAGACTTAAACTCTACCCAGAGGTTGGGGCTGCCTGTGGCAGGATTCATCCAACAGGCACAG GGCCCATGGTGTGGTATCAGAAGTTTGAATATGCGGTAGGCCACTGGCTACAAAAGACTGCAGAGCACGTGTTCGGCTGTGTACTGTGCAGTCCTGGATGTTTCAGTCTTTTTAGAGGAGCCGCACTCATGGACGACAATGTCATGAAGAGATACACAACCAAAGCCAATGAAGCAAGCCAATACGTCCAGTGTGATCAAG GTGAGGACCGCTGGTTGTGCACTCTGCTGCTGCAGCAGGGCTGGAGGGTGGAGTATAACGCAGCATCTGATGCATACACCAAAGCTCCACAGGAATTTAAAGAGTTCTACAACCAGCGCAGACGCTGGGGACCCTCTACCTTGGCCAACACCATTGACCTCTTGGGTTCAGGAGAACTGACCTCTCAGAGGAACAGCTCTATCTCAAAACCTTACATCTTGTACCAGATTATCAACACTGCCGCTTCCATCCTGGGCCCTGCCACTGTCTGTCTCATGATATCAG GAAGCTTTGTGTTCATCTTTAATATGAATGCAAATCTAGCCCTTATTTTGGGCATAGTTCCTCCTACTGTGTTCCTCATCCTGTGCTTCAAACTGAAATCTGACACACAGATTACAATTGCAGCAATCATGAGTGTACTCTATGCATTTCTCATGGTGGGAACAATTCTCTCAATCATAG GTGATCTATTGAGACAACAGACTTTTGTGACTCCCAGTGGTATGTTCCTCATTGGCATAGTGGCTTTGTACCTCATCACGGCAGCTTTACACCCCCAGGAGTTCCCACTGGTCATCTATGGACTGGTATATTTCCTCTGCATTCCCAGTGGGTATCTACTCTTAATTATTTACTCCATAGTCAACATGAACAATGTCACATGGGGCACCCGTGAATCCGGCAGCAAGGCTAAAGCTACAGCAGTCAATACCATCAAGAAGAGGTTCATGAATTCCATATGCTGGAAATGTCCATGCTTGGAATCTGAAGATCAGATTGAGGAGATACTGCCAACAGAAACCATAACACAGAG GGAACACGAGTTTCAGCTTAGTCCTCATCAAA CTTGGATTGAACGACTGCAGATGAAATCTAACGACTTTCTCTTGTTTGAATCTGAACTCCCTTCG GATGAAATCTATTTCTGGAGAGAACTGCAGAAGAAATATCTGGAACCTCTTAAAGAGAATAAAGAGCATCAGGAAAAAATTGCTAATGATCTGAGGGATCTTCGAAATAAA GCTACATTTGTCTTTTTCTTCTGCAATGCACTTTGGCTGGTGGCAACTTTCTTCCTTCAGGCAATTGGCACCACAGTGTCCATAAAGATCCCAAAAGTCTATCCAAATGGGACTCATGCCATGTCAGAAGACTTTTCTATAGATCCAATCGCACTGATGTTTCTACTGAGCTTTGCATCATTGCTGTTAATTCAGTTTTTTGCAATGCTTTACCACAG aatCTACACATTAATCCATTTTGTGGCATATGCTGACACAGAAATTAAATCTTATAGAAATCGGTCACATCAG ATCCCGGACTCAAACCACCAGCCTGAGATGAATGACCCAGACACACCCTTATATTTTGAGAACCCCTCTGTCATGCCTACAAATGCAGtataa